The Palaemon carinicauda isolate YSFRI2023 unplaced genomic scaffold, ASM3689809v2 scaffold223, whole genome shotgun sequence genome contains a region encoding:
- the LOC137636076 gene encoding golgin subfamily A member 6-like protein 25, protein MKKQEKKQEILKTEMEEMEEFKQIHIKKIEKLQNDLYQKDLQMKKQEKKQEILKTEMEEMEEFKQIHIKKIEKLQNDLYQKDLQMKEQEKKQEILKTEMEEMEEFKQIHIKKIEKLQNDLYQKDLQMKEQEKKQEILKTEMEEMEEFMKIHNKKIEKLQNDCFQKDLLMKEQEKKQEILKTEMEEMEEFKQIHNKKIELENDCV, encoded by the coding sequence atgaagaaacaggagaagaaacaagaaattcttaaaacggaaatggaggaaatggaagaatttaagCAAATCCatattaagaaaatagaaaaactgcaaaacgacctctaccaaaaagatcttcagatgaagaaacaggagaagaaacaagaaattcttaaaacagaaatggaggaaatggaagaatttaagCAAATCCatattaagaaaatagaaaaactgcaaaacgacctctaccaaaaagatcttcagatgaaggaacaggagaagaaacaagaaattcttaaaacggaaatggaggaaatggaagaatttaagCAAATCCatattaagaaaatagaaaaactgcaaaacgacctctaccaaaaagatcttcagatgaaggaacaggagaagaaacaagaaATTCTTAAAACAGAGATGGAGGAAATGGAGGAATTTATGAAAATCCATAATAAGAAAATAGAGAAACTGCAAAACGACTGCTTCCAAAAAGATCTTctgatgaaggaacaggagaagaaacaggaaattcttaaaacggaaatggaggaaatggaagaatttaagcaaatccataataagaaaatagaaCTCGAGAATGACTGCGTCTAA